In Gimesia benthica, a single window of DNA contains:
- the folK gene encoding 2-amino-4-hydroxy-6-hydroxymethyldihydropteridine diphosphokinase, translating into MPDCYIALGGNQGNVRETFDRALQRLDAHPDIVVGKLSQWIETTPVGSQTEEIFLNGAAQLSVELSPEALLTELQTVETELGRVREVRWGARTLDLDLLLFDQLILQNDKLTVPHPACWYRRFVLDPLVEIAADVIHPVKQTTIGELQQRLLQRPFVFSLAGLPQAESLALIQELQSRFPAVEFSRWESNELHADPSLVAWFGDENTTTAFESLPLLPRLDASEMRRDTEQIVWLMQSALDFR; encoded by the coding sequence ATGCCTGACTGCTATATCGCCCTGGGTGGAAATCAGGGAAATGTCCGGGAGACCTTTGACCGGGCCCTGCAGCGGCTGGATGCCCACCCTGATATCGTAGTCGGAAAGCTCAGTCAGTGGATCGAAACCACTCCCGTTGGCAGTCAGACAGAAGAGATCTTTCTGAACGGCGCAGCCCAACTCTCCGTCGAGCTCTCTCCCGAGGCATTATTGACAGAACTTCAGACCGTGGAAACGGAACTGGGGCGGGTCCGCGAGGTTCGCTGGGGCGCCCGCACACTGGATCTGGACCTGCTGTTATTTGATCAACTGATCCTGCAGAATGACAAACTGACGGTTCCACATCCCGCCTGCTGGTATCGTCGTTTCGTGCTCGATCCGCTGGTGGAGATTGCAGCCGATGTTATTCATCCGGTGAAACAGACGACGATCGGCGAGCTCCAGCAGCGATTACTCCAGCGGCCATTCGTATTCTCACTGGCAGGCCTGCCGCAAGCTGAGTCTCTGGCGTTGATTCAAGAGCTGCAGTCCCGTTTTCCAGCGGTCGAATTTTCCCGCTGGGAAAGTAATGAACTGCACGCAGATCCTTCCCTGGTCGCCTGGTTTGGGGATGAGAATACCACTACAGCGTTTGAGTCGCTGCCGTTACTTCCGCGTTTAGACGCTTCTGAGATGCGGCGGGACACTGAACAAATTGTCTGGCTAATGCAATCTGCACTGGATTTCCGCTGA
- the infA gene encoding translation initiation factor IF-1, which translates to MAKEEAIEVEGTVTEALANTQFRVELENGHQVLAHVAGKMRKHFIRIVPGDKVVVEVSPYDLNRGRIVYRER; encoded by the coding sequence ATGGCCAAAGAAGAGGCCATCGAAGTCGAAGGTACTGTAACCGAGGCGCTGGCAAATACACAGTTTCGAGTCGAACTGGAAAACGGACACCAGGTTCTGGCGCACGTTGCCGGCAAAATGCGCAAGCACTTTATCCGTATTGTGCCCGGCGATAAAGTCGTGGTTGAGGTCTCTCCCTACGATCTGAATCGTGGACGCATTGTGTATCGGGAAAGGTAA
- a CDS encoding LptF/LptG family permease produces MFTTFDRYLLKRYFHVFIIGFIATYGLYVVFDGFTNIDEFQAGLKEGDSSGGLLWLMAETYLYQSSVFFDMVSPILTVLAAVVVFSLMVRHGELNPVLSAGIPTYRLAIPLTIATVIVNCFIIANQELVIPSIADKVQAERGKMDTSAQFVEPVYDFSTRIMINGQELYLTEQRMVNAEFVLSKPTVHDFVTVKAPHAHYISGTETRPGGWVLQDALPKYEDLDIAAFARKMILPGKNPNDIFIVTDVGCDQLCNRNSSSLISTPELIARINNPSFSDLSIRKQKLDLHSRLTRPFMNLIAVLMAIPFVLRKESRSQILNIAICSCVMGVIFAISQCFLYMGSANLLKPDQAAWFPVIANGTLAAWFSNRVQT; encoded by the coding sequence GTGTTTACAACTTTTGACCGTTATCTTCTGAAACGATATTTCCATGTGTTCATCATCGGATTCATAGCCACCTATGGTCTATATGTCGTCTTTGACGGATTCACAAATATCGATGAATTCCAGGCTGGTCTGAAGGAAGGTGATTCCTCTGGGGGGCTGCTCTGGCTGATGGCCGAGACCTATCTGTATCAGTCCAGTGTCTTCTTTGATATGGTCAGTCCGATTCTGACCGTGCTGGCTGCTGTGGTCGTGTTCTCACTGATGGTAAGACATGGGGAACTCAACCCCGTGCTTTCCGCCGGCATTCCGACGTATCGCCTGGCGATTCCACTGACCATCGCGACGGTCATCGTCAACTGTTTTATCATTGCCAACCAGGAACTGGTTATTCCCAGCATTGCCGACAAGGTTCAGGCAGAACGGGGAAAGATGGATACCAGTGCGCAGTTCGTTGAGCCGGTCTATGATTTCAGTACCCGGATCATGATCAATGGTCAGGAACTTTATCTCACGGAACAGCGGATGGTGAATGCGGAGTTCGTTCTCTCCAAGCCGACCGTGCACGATTTTGTAACCGTCAAGGCCCCCCATGCACACTACATTTCCGGGACCGAAACGCGGCCTGGTGGCTGGGTGCTGCAGGATGCACTCCCGAAGTATGAAGACCTGGATATCGCGGCCTTCGCCCGTAAGATGATTCTACCGGGCAAGAATCCCAATGATATTTTCATCGTAACTGACGTGGGCTGCGATCAGTTGTGTAACCGTAATTCCAGCTCGCTGATTTCGACGCCCGAACTGATCGCCCGGATTAACAATCCCTCGTTCAGTGATCTCTCCATTCGCAAGCAGAAACTCGACCTGCATTCCCGATTGACGCGACCGTTCATGAACCTGATCGCCGTACTGATGGCGATTCCTTTCGTGCTCCGGAAGGAGAGCCGCAGCCAGATTCTGAACATCGCCATCTGTTCCTGTGTGATGGGGGTGATCTTTGCCATCTCCCAATGTTTTCTTTACATGGGCAGTGCCAACCTGCTCAAGCCCGATCAGGCTGCCTGGTTTCCGGTGATTGCCAATGGAACGCTGGCTGCCTGGTTCTCGAATCGCGTCCAGACCTGA
- the rnhA gene encoding ribonuclease HI: MPQDSDQLDSLPFVQLFTDGACRGNPGPGGWGVILRHPSTGTEKEFSGGEAETTNNQMELQAVISGLELLKKRSRVEIITDSVYVAKGSKEWMPNWKKNNWRRREGKSWKPVKNEELWRRLDELLQQHEVRFTQIKGHSGHPENERCDELAVEYALKLQNQTDL; encoded by the coding sequence ATGCCCCAGGACTCAGACCAGCTGGACTCTCTCCCGTTCGTGCAACTGTTTACCGACGGCGCCTGCCGTGGCAATCCGGGTCCGGGAGGTTGGGGAGTTATTCTGCGTCACCCCTCGACCGGTACCGAAAAAGAATTCTCAGGTGGAGAGGCAGAGACCACGAATAACCAGATGGAGCTGCAGGCAGTCATCTCCGGTCTGGAACTGTTGAAGAAACGTTCGCGGGTCGAAATCATTACCGACAGCGTCTATGTTGCGAAGGGGTCCAAAGAGTGGATGCCCAACTGGAAAAAGAACAACTGGCGCCGTCGCGAAGGGAAGAGCTGGAAGCCCGTCAAAAACGAAGAGCTCTGGCGGCGTCTGGATGAACTGCTGCAACAGCACGAGGTGCGGTTCACTCAGATTAAAGGTCACAGCGGACATCCCGAAAATGAACGCTGTGATGAACTGGCTGTCGAATATGCGTTGAAGCTGCAGAATCAGACTGATCTCTAA
- a CDS encoding trypsin-like peptidase domain-containing protein: MKNRYPLLAVIAIIVSISLWNTCFESPLSSRQLEAKIPSQGNARQPNAAMLSSASSLHDGSKHLAKIAKLATPSVVHIQCERQTPRGAVEETGSGVIVRGEGKPGLFIVTNRHVVRDSNGPAISIQLHDGRVINPTHKWEDKDTDLAILKIDVTDVTPADWGDSDKLDIGHMVLAMGSPFGLSESVTLGIISAKGRRSLQLGSGSEVLNQNFLQTDAAINPGNSGGPLIDLEGKIIGINTAIASNSGGNDGIGFSIPSKLVQHVFTQLLKYGQVYRAYLGVQLDPEFSIGTATRLNMDRVRGARVVKVISNTPASRANLKYDDIILSFGGIDVLDQNHLINLVSLTPIEHRVSVVLLRDGRKVNVMVELANRRILDELERKQRESQQSSRRFGTSAEPMSFHKVKHTSATEDLAGLGVQPMNADLAAQLGFAQGQAGLLVLSVDEQSSFSGVVDLYDVIEEVAGSPVHSLQDFRQALDQHRDLKSLVLKISRGKPGVVQQQLVIWQR; encoded by the coding sequence ATGAAGAATCGATATCCTTTGCTGGCAGTCATTGCCATCATTGTCTCCATTTCGTTGTGGAATACCTGCTTCGAGTCACCGCTCAGTTCGCGTCAGCTGGAAGCGAAGATTCCTTCTCAGGGTAATGCCCGTCAACCAAATGCAGCGATGTTGTCTTCCGCATCTTCTCTGCACGATGGAAGCAAGCATCTCGCCAAGATCGCTAAACTCGCGACCCCCAGTGTCGTCCACATCCAGTGCGAACGGCAGACTCCCCGTGGCGCAGTTGAAGAAACCGGATCCGGTGTCATCGTTCGCGGTGAGGGAAAACCAGGGTTATTCATTGTTACCAACCGCCACGTCGTGCGTGACTCAAACGGACCTGCGATTTCAATCCAACTGCACGATGGACGCGTCATCAACCCGACTCATAAATGGGAAGATAAAGATACCGACCTGGCGATCCTCAAAATTGACGTGACCGATGTCACTCCGGCCGACTGGGGCGACAGTGACAAACTGGATATTGGTCACATGGTCCTGGCCATGGGCAGTCCGTTTGGTCTGAGTGAATCGGTGACTCTGGGTATTATCAGCGCCAAAGGACGCCGTTCACTGCAATTGGGAAGCGGGTCAGAGGTACTGAACCAGAACTTCCTGCAGACTGACGCCGCCATCAACCCGGGAAACAGCGGGGGTCCACTGATTGACCTCGAAGGCAAAATTATCGGGATCAACACTGCAATCGCTTCCAACAGTGGTGGTAACGACGGAATCGGATTCAGTATCCCCAGCAAGCTGGTACAACACGTCTTTACGCAGCTCCTGAAGTACGGACAGGTCTATCGCGCTTACCTGGGTGTCCAGCTCGATCCGGAATTCAGTATCGGGACTGCAACCCGACTGAATATGGACCGTGTGCGTGGTGCCCGCGTGGTAAAAGTGATTTCTAATACGCCGGCTTCCCGCGCCAACCTGAAATACGATGACATCATTCTCAGTTTCGGCGGTATTGACGTTCTGGATCAGAACCACCTGATCAACCTGGTCTCTCTGACACCAATCGAACATCGTGTGAGTGTCGTTCTGCTGAGAGATGGCCGTAAAGTCAACGTGATGGTGGAACTGGCGAACCGCCGGATTCTGGACGAACTGGAACGCAAACAGCGCGAATCACAACAGTCTTCCCGACGTTTTGGCACCTCTGCTGAGCCGATGAGCTTCCACAAAGTCAAACACACATCCGCCACAGAGGATCTGGCAGGACTGGGGGTTCAGCCCATGAATGCAGATCTGGCTGCTCAACTTGGTTTCGCACAGGGCCAGGCAGGTCTGCTGGTCTTGAGTGTCGACGAACAGAGTTCATTCTCTGGCGTGGTCGATCTCTATGATGTAATCGAAGAAGTCGCTGGTTCACCAGTCCACAGTCTGCAGGACTTTCGCCAGGCACTGGATCAGCATCGAGATCTTAAATCGCTCGTCCTGAAAATTTCTCGCGGCAAGCCGGGAGTCGTTCAGCAGCAACTCGTCATCTGGCAGAGGTAG
- a CDS encoding COG1361 family protein codes for MRRGKKMLAIFSTMVMSASIATADDRMMESKSPFDSAPPSNSKASIQYFSGQKSTGEAAGTSGNITISQPKQTAAQPGAEYQPTGKARMSQVPNYYKELFGQERPYRRLEQKQQQAEVKQSAFQQVDHAEPAGEQKRYRFEEFNADQSKKNIVHAEFQHHKGTQGKIQQVSAGSGQNPFRTPTEFKQPAPQAPGLTIPRIPDNQTVENKHHLTFGKAAQEETVAQPSGVTITSTPQKRRAAAVQVKPVGTASEVAKAKVSHKWIKKSEINVGQECEFALEVTNEGKASARDVVVEAFFPVSVRLTDATPRPSASHDHLEWKFESLNAGETKTIEISMIPSQRGAITAAANVRFTNSLTESFMVAEPLLQVAVKGPTNVMIGEPASQSVTISNPGTGTLHNVVLEAEIPKGLEHVTAEYLQMQVGSLNPGETRTIRLALAAVLGGEQVVKVVAKAEGGLAQETQARVNVIAPKVQVAIEGPGLRYKGRSAQYTISTVNDGAAATNNVRVLHKVPEGFEFVKADRGGQFNPEDSTISWFLGRMEPGQSANVNVELKTKTIGNYVHHVRALSEHNVKSDAQIQTRIEGVAQLVLEIADLNDPVEIGAETGYNVVVKNDGSKSAQNVSVSCELPPGVELISATGPTQHIAENGVVVFKSLAGLAPGDSVQFQVIVRGSVEGNQRFRARLASDSIRDPLLFEELTRFYRD; via the coding sequence ATTTTCAACCATGGTAATGAGTGCGAGTATCGCAACCGCCGATGATCGCATGATGGAATCAAAGTCTCCCTTTGATTCTGCTCCCCCTTCCAATTCCAAAGCCAGTATTCAGTACTTCTCCGGACAGAAGTCTACGGGTGAAGCTGCCGGCACCTCGGGAAATATCACCATTTCCCAGCCGAAGCAGACTGCGGCTCAGCCTGGTGCAGAGTACCAGCCCACCGGTAAAGCCCGTATGTCCCAGGTACCGAACTACTACAAGGAGCTGTTCGGTCAGGAACGCCCTTACCGTCGCCTGGAGCAGAAACAACAGCAGGCTGAAGTCAAGCAGTCCGCTTTTCAGCAGGTAGACCACGCGGAACCGGCTGGAGAGCAGAAGCGGTACCGTTTTGAAGAGTTCAATGCGGATCAGTCTAAAAAGAATATTGTGCATGCTGAGTTTCAGCATCATAAAGGTACACAGGGCAAAATTCAGCAGGTCAGTGCCGGCAGCGGTCAGAATCCATTCCGGACGCCCACCGAATTCAAACAGCCTGCTCCTCAGGCACCTGGTTTGACCATTCCCCGGATTCCGGATAATCAGACTGTAGAAAACAAACATCATCTGACCTTCGGAAAAGCTGCACAGGAAGAAACTGTTGCTCAGCCTTCCGGTGTAACCATTACTTCCACACCTCAGAAACGTCGTGCAGCAGCCGTGCAGGTGAAGCCTGTCGGAACTGCCTCTGAAGTTGCGAAAGCCAAAGTGTCTCACAAGTGGATTAAGAAAAGTGAAATCAACGTTGGCCAGGAATGCGAGTTCGCACTGGAAGTCACCAACGAAGGTAAAGCATCTGCCAGGGACGTCGTCGTGGAAGCCTTCTTCCCGGTATCAGTTCGTCTGACAGATGCCACTCCCCGGCCCAGTGCCAGCCATGATCATCTCGAATGGAAGTTTGAATCACTGAACGCCGGTGAAACCAAAACCATTGAGATCTCAATGATCCCCAGCCAGCGAGGTGCGATTACCGCTGCAGCGAATGTTCGGTTTACCAACTCTCTGACTGAGTCCTTCATGGTTGCTGAGCCTCTGTTGCAGGTCGCAGTTAAAGGTCCTACCAATGTCATGATTGGTGAGCCTGCTTCACAGTCAGTCACCATCTCCAACCCGGGAACAGGTACCCTGCACAATGTTGTGCTGGAAGCTGAAATTCCTAAAGGCCTGGAACACGTGACTGCCGAGTATCTGCAGATGCAGGTCGGCTCGCTGAATCCTGGCGAAACCCGCACCATCCGTCTGGCCCTGGCAGCTGTCCTGGGTGGCGAACAGGTTGTGAAAGTTGTCGCTAAAGCTGAAGGTGGCCTGGCTCAGGAAACTCAGGCTCGTGTGAATGTGATCGCTCCCAAGGTTCAGGTCGCCATCGAAGGTCCCGGACTGCGTTACAAAGGCCGTTCTGCACAGTACACAATTTCCACTGTCAATGATGGTGCAGCTGCTACCAACAACGTTCGCGTGCTGCATAAAGTTCCTGAAGGATTCGAATTCGTCAAAGCCGATCGTGGCGGTCAGTTCAATCCTGAAGACTCCACCATCAGCTGGTTCCTGGGACGTATGGAGCCCGGTCAGTCAGCCAATGTCAACGTCGAACTCAAGACCAAAACTATCGGCAACTACGTGCACCACGTACGTGCTCTGTCTGAACACAACGTGAAATCCGATGCACAGATTCAGACACGCATCGAAGGGGTCGCCCAGCTGGTTCTGGAAATTGCCGACCTGAACGATCCGGTCGAAATCGGAGCCGAAACAGGTTACAACGTGGTAGTCAAGAACGACGGTAGTAAATCTGCCCAGAACGTTTCTGTCTCCTGCGAACTGCCTCCCGGAGTTGAGCTGATCTCTGCCACCGGTCCTACTCAGCACATCGCTGAGAACGGTGTGGTCGTCTTCAAATCTCTGGCAGGTCTGGCACCTGGTGACTCGGTTCAGTTCCAGGTCATCGTACGCGGCAGTGTCGAAGGTAACCAGCGGTTCCGGGCTCGTCTCGCCAGCGATTCGATCCGCGATCCTCTGCTGTTCGAAGAACTGACTCGCTTCTACCGCGACTAA
- the recG gene encoding ATP-dependent DNA helicase RecG gives MTEPSLDTPIQFLQGVGSERAELLVKLGIETVEDLLWHLPRSVLDLTDVRPVNELEEDQLASVCGKVVDLDARTISRGRTISAILLDCGTGFLKGTWFNQPWVIKRFFQGQLLMFSGKPKRRSGKWEMSHPQYQVLEEDLDDPQGVVLPRYSLTEGIKMYQMRRMVRTAVEEYAQLIPDYLPEPFREEHGLLPLAQAVIQMHKPQTMQEYEAGVRRVIFDDLLEFQLGLAMRRRQWTCVDNAPLIKVTAKVDARIRRLFPFDFTEGQDQAIQEIKTDLGSGRAMHRMLQADVGAGKTAIAIYAMLATIAAGKQAVLMAPTELLAVQHWDTINRILNQSRVKRCVLTGSLSSAERKATLEQIASGEQQLIVGTQAVVQKDVQYHDLGLVIIDEQHKFGVMQRAHFTSEENTPHMLVMTATPIPRSLCLTQFGELDISINSELPPGRQPVTTSRISTTPQRKKAWDFLRAQIEAGRQAYIVCPRIDSELEENSRSSAEEVYRKLQKSELANASIGLVHGQMDREERAQIMEQFHQGQIQVLVSTTVVEVGVDVPNATLMVILQADRFGLSQLHQLRGRVGRGIHPGYCFLFSYTESEEALKRLAVMEQTTNGFEIAEADFQARGPGDIFGTRQHGELPLRVADLRRDDDLLQETREIALRLVEKGEFDQPRFAPLKIRVLDRFGQLLDLGQSG, from the coding sequence ATGACCGAACCTTCCCTGGACACACCGATTCAATTTCTGCAAGGAGTCGGATCGGAACGCGCCGAGTTACTGGTAAAACTGGGAATTGAAACCGTCGAAGATCTGCTCTGGCATCTGCCCCGGAGCGTACTCGATCTGACAGACGTCCGCCCCGTGAATGAACTCGAGGAGGACCAGCTGGCTTCGGTCTGCGGCAAGGTGGTTGACCTCGACGCCCGTACGATTTCCCGCGGACGGACCATCTCCGCCATTCTTCTCGACTGCGGAACCGGCTTCCTCAAGGGTACCTGGTTCAACCAGCCCTGGGTCATCAAGCGATTCTTCCAGGGGCAGTTGCTGATGTTCTCCGGCAAGCCCAAACGACGTTCGGGCAAATGGGAAATGTCGCATCCCCAATACCAGGTCCTCGAAGAAGATTTGGATGATCCCCAGGGGGTCGTGTTGCCCCGGTACAGCCTGACCGAAGGCATCAAAATGTACCAGATGCGACGCATGGTGCGGACCGCCGTAGAAGAATATGCACAGCTGATTCCCGACTACCTCCCCGAACCGTTTCGCGAAGAACACGGCCTGCTGCCGCTGGCACAGGCGGTGATCCAGATGCATAAACCACAGACAATGCAGGAATACGAAGCCGGCGTCCGTCGTGTTATCTTTGATGACCTGCTGGAATTTCAACTGGGGCTGGCCATGCGGCGGCGGCAATGGACCTGCGTTGATAACGCACCGTTGATCAAGGTCACCGCCAAAGTCGATGCCCGGATCCGACGCCTGTTTCCATTTGATTTCACTGAGGGACAGGACCAGGCCATCCAGGAGATCAAAACGGACCTGGGTTCCGGTCGCGCCATGCATCGCATGCTGCAGGCGGACGTGGGTGCGGGAAAAACGGCAATCGCGATCTACGCCATGCTCGCGACAATCGCCGCTGGCAAACAGGCGGTTCTGATGGCCCCCACAGAACTGCTGGCTGTCCAGCACTGGGATACGATTAATCGCATCCTGAACCAGAGTCGGGTCAAACGATGCGTGCTGACGGGCAGCCTGTCCTCAGCAGAGCGGAAAGCCACGCTGGAACAGATCGCTTCTGGTGAGCAGCAATTGATTGTCGGCACCCAGGCCGTGGTCCAGAAAGATGTGCAATATCACGATCTGGGACTGGTGATTATCGACGAACAGCATAAGTTTGGCGTGATGCAGCGGGCACACTTCACCAGCGAAGAGAATACGCCCCACATGCTGGTGATGACGGCCACCCCCATTCCCCGCAGCCTCTGTCTCACTCAGTTCGGTGAACTGGATATCTCGATCAATTCAGAACTCCCGCCGGGCAGACAGCCTGTCACCACCAGTCGGATCTCGACGACTCCTCAACGGAAGAAAGCCTGGGATTTTCTGCGGGCTCAAATCGAGGCCGGCAGGCAGGCCTATATCGTCTGTCCGCGGATCGACTCCGAGCTCGAGGAAAACAGCCGATCCAGTGCGGAAGAAGTCTATCGCAAACTGCAGAAAAGCGAGCTGGCCAATGCCTCGATCGGCCTGGTGCACGGCCAGATGGATCGCGAAGAGCGGGCTCAGATCATGGAGCAGTTCCACCAGGGCCAGATCCAGGTGCTGGTCTCCACGACAGTGGTTGAAGTGGGAGTCGATGTGCCCAACGCCACCTTAATGGTGATCCTGCAGGCAGACCGCTTCGGACTCTCTCAGTTACATCAGCTTCGTGGCCGCGTCGGTCGAGGTATTCATCCCGGATACTGTTTTCTGTTTTCTTATACGGAAAGCGAGGAGGCACTCAAGCGACTGGCCGTCATGGAACAGACGACCAACGGCTTCGAGATTGCCGAAGCGGACTTTCAGGCCCGTGGTCCGGGTGACATCTTCGGAACCCGCCAGCATGGAGAGTTGCCGCTGCGTGTCGCCGACCTCAGGCGCGATGACGACCTGTTACAGGAAACCCGCGAGATAGCACTCCGACTGGTCGAAAAAGGGGAGTTTGATCAGCCCCGTTTTGCACCGCTGAAGATTCGCGTCCTGGACCGGTTCGGACAGCTGCTGGACCTGGGACAGAGTGGTTAA
- a CDS encoding Flp family type IVb pilin, protein MQFFKNLLCEEDGPTAVEYAVMLAAIVLACVAAIAAVGTNTNALFENATTEMHNHGM, encoded by the coding sequence ATGCAATTTTTCAAGAACTTACTCTGTGAAGAAGATGGACCGACGGCTGTCGAATATGCAGTGATGCTGGCCGCGATTGTCCTGGCATGTGTGGCTGCCATCGCAGCCGTGGGTACGAATACGAATGCCCTGTTCGAAAATGCCACCACAGAAATGCACAACCACGGCATGTAA
- a CDS encoding TraR/DksA family transcriptional regulator: MVRKDAIIRLHKQLLNRRDELTKLVNDSSEGSSASQSSVEDSGDAAIRQTRQDLESHLAELEYKELMQIRRAISLIQEGRYGHCESCNKNIPIARLKAVPYTMFCVSCAQQRESMGLSTSDVHGDWENAYEFEGRLNDQEYRIHDLDLEK, translated from the coding sequence GTGGTACGTAAAGATGCAATAATTCGGTTGCACAAGCAACTGTTGAACCGCCGCGATGAGCTCACCAAGCTTGTGAACGACAGTTCAGAAGGCTCCTCCGCCAGCCAGTCCTCCGTGGAGGACAGTGGTGACGCCGCGATTCGCCAGACACGACAGGATCTGGAATCTCACCTGGCAGAGCTGGAATACAAAGAACTGATGCAGATTCGACGTGCGATCTCCCTGATTCAGGAAGGACGTTACGGTCACTGCGAGAGCTGCAATAAGAATATACCGATTGCACGGCTTAAAGCGGTTCCTTACACGATGTTTTGTGTCAGTTGTGCACAACAGCGCGAATCGATGGGTTTATCCACGAGTGATGTTCATGGCGATTGGGAAAACGCCTACGAGTTCGAAGGACGTCTTAACGATCAGGAGTACAGAATTCACGATTTGGATCTCGAAAAATAA